TTGACGACGAACGTCAGGTTGTCCAGGCCCTCTGTTGCGGCGATATGCGCCAGGCCACGCGATTCGGGCTCGTCCATCTCGCCGTCGCCGAGGAACGCCCAGACCCGCTGATCGGAGGTGTCCTTGATGCCGCGGTCGCGTAGGTAGTGGTTGAACCGTGCCTGCATGATCGCGTTCATCGGTCCCAGGCCCATGGAAACCGTTGGGAATTGCCAGAAATCGGGCATGAGGCGCGGGTGCGGGTAGGACGGCAGGCCGCCGCCCGGGTGGCTCTTCTCCTGCCGGAATCCGTCGAGCTGATCGCTGGTCAACCGGCCTTCCAGGAAGGCGCGGGCGTAGATGCCGGGGGAGGCGTGGCCCTGGATGAAAATCTGGTCGCCGCCGCCCGGGTGGGCGTTACCGCGGAAGAAGTGGTTGAAACCGACCTCGTAGAGGGCCGCCGAGGAGGCATAGGTCGAAATATGGCCACCCACACCGACCCCTGGCCGCTGCGCGCGGTGCACCATGATCGCGGCGTTCCAGCGGATCCACGCGCGGAAGCGCCGTTCGGTGTCCTCGTCGCCGGGGAACCACGGCTCGTTCTCGGTGGCGATGGTGTTCACGTAGTCGGTGGACGTCAACGCCGGGATGGCCACCCGACCGGCGTTCGCCCGCTCCAGCAGCCGCAGCATCAGGTACCGCGCCCGGGCGGGACCCGAGCGGGCCAGCAGACCGTCAAACGACTCCAGCCACTCGGTCGTCTCGTCCGGGTCGATATCGGGCAAGTACGACGCCACACCTTCGCGGATCACCCGAACGCGCCCTGTGTTCTCGGATGGACTTGCCGCACTTGAATTTCCGGCCAGGTCCTGGCGAGCGAACTCCGTGGTCAACTTTTCTGCTCCTTAGGGGTGGGGGTGCAGATCTCAGTCACAATCAGATCGGTACTCCCATCGTGCCGCAAGTCACTTGCTACTAGCGAGTCTGGTCCAGTCACCAGGTCCAGAGCGCCTCCAGCAGGTACCGTCGTGACATGCGTATGGCGGCGCTGTGGATCGCGCTGGCGGCCATCTGTGCAGGGGTGGTGGCGGGCTGCACCGTGACTACGGGAGGGCAGGCGTCGGCGCCCAGCGAATCGGTGTCGGAGTACCGCACGTACATATCGCAGTCCATCGAGACGTCGCGGTCCGAGGAGTCCAAGCGTCAGGAGACGTCGCGGGCGCAGGCTCAGGCCGACGCGTGTGAGACGTTCGCGATGACGTCGAATGCCGCCGTTTCGGCGGGCAATGAGCTCATCTCCGTCATGAACGACGAGGGCGGCTACGGGTCGAGCGCGGAGGCCAAGGTGGGCCCGGTCATCAATGCGCTCAACACCAGCGCCGGACAGATCGACTCCGTCAAGGCGAAGGCGCAGACCGACGAACTACGCGATGCGCTGACGCAGTACGTCGATCAGTCCCGAAAACTGGCCGGGGCGTTCGATAATCGGCTGAGCAGTGGCACTCTCAACTCCGTGGTCCGTAGTTTCAACGACGCGCGCGAGCGTGCCGGGAAGATCTGCGAACCGCTTCTGCAGACGAAAGGCCGATAGTGCCTGACGAGGATTGCCACTGGCATGCGACGATGTGAGCATTCATCCCAAGTGCGAAAGCACGCACCCGTGAATAAGGAGGGGCCGAACGGTGGTCGCGGCGGCTGACGCCTCGAACTATGCCCACAAGCTGGGCATCCAGCGAGATCAGCTTGTGCAGGAGCTGGGCTGGGATGAGGACACGGATGACGACATCCGGGCTGACATCGAGGACGCATGCGGTTCGGAGCTTCTCGACGAGAGCTCCGACGACGTCATCGATGTGGTCCTGTTGTGGTGGCGCGATGACGACGGCGACCTTGTCGACGCGTTGATGGACGCCATCACCCCACTGGCTGAGGACGGCGTGATCTGGGTGTTGACGCCCAAGACCGGCAAGCCGGGCCATGTGCAGCCCTCGGAAATCGCCGAGTCGGCACCGCCGGCGGGCCTGGTACAGACCTCCTCGGTCAATCTGGGGGACTGGAGCGCGACGCGTTTGGTGCAGCCGAAGTCATCCCGCGGCGGGCGGCGCTGATGCTGCCTGTCGGGACCGTCGCACCCGATTTCACCCTGCGGAACCAGAACAACCAGCCCGTCAGCCTGACCGATTTTCGCGGTAAGAAGGCCGTGCTGCTGGTGTTCTTCCCGCTGGCGTTCACCGGGGTCTGCCAGGGCGAG
This genomic window from Mycobacteroides chelonae contains:
- a CDS encoding DUF3052 domain-containing protein, producing MVAAADASNYAHKLGIQRDQLVQELGWDEDTDDDIRADIEDACGSELLDESSDDVIDVVLLWWRDDDGDLVDALMDAITPLAEDGVIWVLTPKTGKPGHVQPSEIAESAPPAGLVQTSSVNLGDWSATRLVQPKSSRGGRR